The following proteins are encoded in a genomic region of Nasonia vitripennis strain AsymCx unplaced genomic scaffold, Nvit_psr_1.1 unplaced0237, whole genome shotgun sequence:
- the LOC116418332 gene encoding uncharacterized protein LOC116418332 codes for MARITGFNEHLLYRFKVILAVISSNCLVNNAAFGAYCKETAFKYVELYNWYKMPTSMHVILIHGHVIMKELILPIGMLIEEAQESNHKMIKRFRDRFSRKVSRVTTNTDMFCRLFVHSDPYLSILDIEENKKKLNDSGDEKSVIRLYRVSR; via the exons ATGGCTCGAATAACTg GATTCAATGAACACTTGTTATACAgatttaaagttattttggCAGTTATTTCATCAAATTGCTTAGTAAATAATGCAGCATTTGGTGCTTATTGCAAAGAGACGGCATTCAAATACGTAGAGCTCTACAACTGGTATAAAATGCCTACATCAATGCATGTCATTTTAATACATGGCCACGTCATTAtgaaagaattaattttaccTATTGGGATGCTTATTGAAGAAGCTCAAGAAAGTAATcataaaatgattaaaagattCAGAGATAGATTCTCAAGAAAAGTTTCTCG GGTTACAACAAACACAGATATGTTTTGTCGCTTATTTGTACATTCCGATCCTTATCTTTCGATATTAGACAtcgaagaaaacaaaaaaaagctcAATGACTCAGGAGATGAAAAATCTGTTATTAGATTATACAGAGTCAGCAGATGA